The following coding sequences are from one Leguminivora glycinivorella isolate SPB_JAAS2020 chromosome 7, LegGlyc_1.1, whole genome shotgun sequence window:
- the LOC125228028 gene encoding allantoinase-like, with amino-acid sequence MLNKHNKEKKAPNMSHAEEIEKLWYVPPKRTEFKCAPPIRNNTNKATLWEYIRQGRLDLVTSDHSPSVAELKETDFLKAWGGIASLQFDLSLFWTEASARGLGLSAASRYLSAGPARLAGLDHRKGALQRGLDADLVFFDPNAAFIVTPEIIRYKNKISPYMNRVLRGKVMQTYVRGQLVYAGDQLVGVPKGKLLLNDL; translated from the exons atgcttaacaaacataacaaagagaaGAAAGCTCCTAACATGAGCCAtgctgagga gatcgagaagttatggtatGTGCCTCCCAAAAGGACAGAGTTCAAGTGCGCACCGCCCATTAGGAACAACACTAACAAG GCAACGTTGTGGGAGTACATTAGACAAGGAAGACTGGATTTAGTGACGTCCGACCACTCACCAAGTGTTGCTGAACTTAAAGAAACAGACTTCTTGAAAGCCTGGGGTGGAATAGCTTCTTTGCAATTTG ACCTCTCATTGTTCTGGACGGAGGCATCCGCGCGGGGCCTCGGGCTGTCAGCGGCCTCCCGCTACCTGTCGGCGGGCCCCGCGCGCCTCGCCGGCCTCGACCACCGCAAGGGAGCCCTGCAGCGCGGCCTCGACGCAGACCTCGTCTTCTTCGACCCGAATGCCGCCTTCATCGTCACGCCTGAGATCATCCGCTATAAAAATAAg ATCAGCCCATATATGAACAGAGTCTTGCGAGGAAAAGTGATGCAAACTTATGTAAGGGGTCAACTCGTGTACGCCGGCGACCAACTTGTGGGGGTACCGAAAGGGAAATTATTGCTAAATGATTTGTAA
- the LOC125227758 gene encoding allantoinase-like, whose translation MVLPSRQLFLSQRVVTEDGVADGAVLVDENGVIEDILTRAQADKLVQESGGKIKVIDGGSLALLAGVVDSHVHVNEPGRTAWEGFRTATTAAAVGGITTIVDMPLNSIPPTTTVENLKTKASAAKGNVFVDVGFWGGVIPGNQDSLKDLVEAGVVGFKCFLCPSGVDEFPNVDANDLEESFKALEGTGSLLAFHAEMEEKKPKTSGKKKIKKDPEEYSTYLESRPSTMELNAISLITKLLQNTKVRVHIVHVSSASVVPLLDEARLSRRAAGHEAWRAGVTAETCHHYLTFSADQIPRGHSEYKCAPPIRDLDNKEKLWEYLLEDKLDLVVSDHSPCTPDLKTSNNLEAWGGISSVQFGLSLFWTAASSRKLSLPSITKYLSAGPARLCGLQDRKGTLKPGLDADLVFFDPDATFTVTAESVRHKNKLTPYIGRELRGVVKETYLRGRLIYGDGDIVGGPSGDLLLNKL comes from the exons ATGGTTTTGCCTAGCCGTCAGTTGTTTTTGAGCCAGCGTGTCGTCACGGAGGACGGAGTGGCGGACGGTGCCGTCCTGGTCGACGAGAATGGTGTTATTGAAGATATTCTCACCCGAGCACAGGCCGACAAACTTGTACAAGAGAGCGGTGGAAAGATAAAG GTAATCGATGGCGGGTCGCTGGCGCTATTGGCTGGCGTAGTGGATTCCCATGTCCACGTGAATGAACCAGGCCGGACCGCTTGGGAGGGGTTCCGAACGGCAACCACCGCCGCCGCGGTCGGCGGTATCACCACCATCGTTGACATGCCTCT AAATTCTATACCACCTACTACTACTGTGGAAAACTTGAAGACCAAGGCATCAGCAGCCAAAGGCAACGTGTTCGTTGACGTCGGTTTTTGGGGAGGTGTTATTCCTGGAAATCAG GACTCGCTAAAAGATCTGGTGGAGGCGGGAGTGGTGGGATTTAAATGCTTCCTGTGTCCCAGCGGCGTTGACGAGTTTCCAAACGTAGATGCCAACGATCTGGAGGAATCGTTTAAGGCTCTTGAAGGGACAGGATCTTTGCTAGCT TTCCACGCTGAAATGGAAGAGAAGAAACCTAAAACTAGCggcaagaaaaaaataaaaaaag ATCCCGAAGAATACTCGACCTATCTCGAGTCGCGTCCTTCGACCATGGAGTTAAATGCTATTTCATTAATTACGAAGTTATTACAAAATACAAA AGTGCGCGTGCACATAGTGCATGTGTCATCGGCCAGCGTGGTGCCGCTCCTAGACGAAGCCCGTCTCTCGCGCCGCGCAGCCGGGCATGAAGCCTGGCGCGCCGGCGTCACCGCCGAGACTTGCCACCACTACCTCACCTTCAGCGCCGACCAGATTCCCAGGGGGCACAGCGAGTACAAGTGCGCGCCGCCGATAAGGGACCTGGACAACAAA GAAAAGCTATGGGAATATCTGTTAGAAGACAAATTGGATCTGGTCGTCTCGGACCACTCGCCCTGCACGCCTGATCTTAAAACATCGAATAATTTAGAAGCCTGGGGTGGAATTTCCTCTGTCCAGTTTG GTCTGTCTCTCTTTTGGACTGCGGCAAGTTCCCGCAAGCTAAGCCTGCCGTCCATTACGAAGTATCTGAGCGCGGGTCCGGCCCGGCTGTGCGGCCTGCAAGACCGCAAGGGCACTCTGAAGCCGGGGCTTGATGCTGATCTTGTGTTCTTTGACCCTGACGCCACCTTTACGGTTACTGCTGAATCCGTGCGGCATAAGAATAAG CTAACTCCCTACATCGGCAGGGAGCTGCGAGGGGTGGTGAAGGAAACTTACCTGCGCGGGCGCCTGATTTACGGCGACGGGGACATCGTGGGAGGGCCCAGTGGAGATCTATTGTTGAACAAGTTATAA
- the LOC125228041 gene encoding allantoinase-like has product MKKIFYFTVPIALLGTILCREINLFPRKQSKQLFLSRRVVTEAAEFDGGVLVNEAGIIEGVLTRASVNSLLSEFGTSYEVIDGGDLALMAGVVDSHVHVNEPGRTSWEGYVTATQAAAAGGVTTIVDMPLNSIPPTTTLDNLKTKTNMAKEEVYVDVGFWGGVIPGNEMELLNLIKAGVVGFKCYLIDSGVSEFPNITPDELDSVFSVLNGTGTVLAFHAEVQLNGTTDCSECDPDLYSTYLASRPAEMEIDAVKLIASFIPKTDVHVHVVHVSAEGVVPVLEEARAAREAAGHRGWRAGVTAETCNHYLTLNAEDVPPGRTEFKCAPPIRNNTNKEKLWEYIKDKRLDLIASDHSPSVAELKGTNFMTAWGGVASLQFDLPLFWTEASARGFGLSTASHYLSAGPARLAGLDNRKGALKPGLDADLIFFDPNATFIVMPEIILYKNKISPYMNRVLRGVVRQTYVRGQLVYANGQLVGEPKGNLLLNDL; this is encoded by the exons ATGAAGaagattttttatttcacaGTGCCAATTGCATTGTTAG GTACAATATTATGTCGGGAAATAAACTTGTTTCCCCGGAAGCAAAGCAAGCAGTTGTTCCTGAGCCGGCGAGTGGTGACGGAGGCGGCAGAGTTCGATGGCGGAGTGCTGGTCAATGAGGCGGGAATCATAGAGGGCGTACTCACGAGGGCATCCGTAAATTCGCTCCTTTCCGAATTTGGTACCAGTTATGAG GTAATAGACGGAGGAGATCTAGCGCTGATGGCAGGAGTGGTAGACTCGCATGTCCACGTGAACGAGCCAGGCCGGACCTCGTGGGAGGGCTACGTGACCGCCACGCAGGCCGCCGCGGCCGGCGGGGTCACCACCATCGTCGACATGCCATT aaaCTCAATACCACCCACCACTACACTGGATAACCTGAAAACTAAAACAAATATGGCAAAGGAAGAGGTTTATGTGGATGTTGGATTTTGGGGTGGAGTAATTCCTGGGAATGAA ATGGAGTTGCTTAACTTGATAAAGGCTGGCGTGGTGGGATTCAAGTGTTACTTGATAGACAGTGGCGTCTCCGAGTTTCCGAATATCACTCCTGATGAACTGGATAGTGTGTTCAGTGTTCTTAATGGCACCGGTACTGTGTTAGCG TTCCATGCTGAAGTACAGCTGAATGGAACAACAGATTGCAGTGAATGCG ATCCTGACTTGTACAGCACGTACCTCGCGTCTCGTCCCGCTGAAATGGAAATAGATGCCGTTAAGCTGATCGCCAGTTTCATACCTAAGACCGA TGTCCACGTCCACGTGGTCCACGTGTCCGCGGAAGGCGTGGTCCCGGTCTTGGAAGAGGCGCGAGCGGCTCGCGAGGCGGCCGGCCACCGCGGCTGGCGCGCCGGCGTCACCGCCGAGACCTGCAACCACTACCTCACGCTCAACGCGGAGGACGTGCCTCCGGGACGGACCGAGTTCAAGTGCGCGCCGCCCATTAGGAATAATACTAACAAG GAAAAACTCTGGGAGTATATTAAAGACAAAAGACTGGACCTAATTGCTTCCGACCATTCTCCGAGTGTTGCTGAATTAAAAGGAACAAATTTTATGACAGCCTGGGGCGGAGTAGCTTCCTTGCAGTTTG ATCTGCCATTATTCTGGACGGAGGCATCTGCGCGGGGTTTTGGTCTATCAACGGCATCCCACTACCTGTCGGCGGGTCCCGCGCGCCTCGCCGGCCTCGACAACCGCAAGGGGGCGCTCAAGCCTGGTCTCGACGCTGACCTCATCTTCTTCGATCCGAACGCCACATTCATCGTCATGCCTGAAATCATCCTTTACAAGAATAAA ATTAGCCCGTACATGAACAGGGTTCTACGAGGAGTAGTGAGACAAACTTATGTAAGGGGTCAGCTTGTGTACGCCAACGGTCAACTCGTAGGGGAACCGAAAGGAAACCTGCTGCTTAATGATTTGTAA